From Xanthomonas citri pv. mangiferaeindicae:
CGGGCCGGTCGATCCGAAGATGGTCATCAATGCGCTCAATTCCGGCGCGCAGTGCTACATGGCCGATTTCGAGGATTCGACGTCGCCGACCTGGACCAATCTGCTGAACGGCCAGCGCGCGCTGCGCGAAGCAGTCGCCGGCAGCCTGACCTTCGAAGGCAACGGAAAGCGTTACACCTTGCTGCCCGAAGCGCGGCAGGCGGTGCTGATCGTGCGGCCGCGCGGCTGGCACCTGGACGAGAAGCACGTCCTGGTCGACGGCGCGCCGATGTCGGCAGCGCTGTTCGATGCCGGCCTGTTTGCGTTCCACAACGCCCACGCGCTGGCCGCGCGCGATCGCGGGCCCTACTTCTACCTGCCCAAGCTGCAGTCGATGGAAGAAGCGCAGCTGTGGGACGACGCGCTGGCCCATATCGAACGTGCGCTGGGCCTGCCGGTCGGGCAGATCCGGGTCACGGTGCTGATCGAGACCCTGCCCGCCGCCTTCGAGATGGACGAGATCCTGCACGCGTTGCGCGGGCGGATTGCCGGCCTCAACTGCGGGCGCTGGGATTACATCTTCTCCTACATCAAGACCTTTCGACGGCACCGCGATCGCGTGCTGCCCGAGCGCGGTCAGGTGACGATGGCCCAGCCCTTTCTCAAGGCCTATTCGGAACTGCTGATTCAGACCTGTCACCGCCGCGGCGCGCACGCGATGGGGGGCATGGCGGCGCAGATCCCGATCCCGGGCGACGAGGCCGCGAACGAGGCGGCGATGGACCGGGTGCGCGCCGACAAGTTGCGCGAGGTCACCGCCGGCCACGATGGCACCTGGGTCGCGCATCCGGCGCTGATCCCGATCGCGCGGCAGGTGTTCGATGCGCGCATGCGTGGGCCGCACCAGCATGCGATGACGCGCGACGACGTGCTGGTCGCGCGCGACGACCTGATCGTCCCGTCCTTGGGCACGATCACCCATGCCGGCTTCGCCGGCAACGTCGAAGTCTGCGTGCGCTACCTCGCTGCCTGGCTCGACGGCAACGGCTGCGTGCCGATCCACGGCATGATGGAAGACGCTGCGACCGCCGAGATCGCACGCGCGCAGCTGTGGCAGTGGTTGCACCACGCCGATGCCGACGCCAGCGGTGCGCCCGGCACGCCGTTGTATCTCGATGACGGCACCGCGATCGACGACGCGCTGTTCGACCGGGTGCTGCTGTCGCTGCCCTCGCGCCTGGCCCGTCAGGCGGTCCCCGGCGCCGCACGCGTGGCCGAGGCCATCGCCCTGCTCGAAGCGCTGACCCGGTCCGACACGCTGGCCGACTTTCTGACGTTGCCGGCGTACGAGCGGCTGTGACACGCCCTCACCGCTGATGCGATCGCCCGCTCCGCCCAATCCCTCATCACGCATGACCCCGCCAAAGGAACGTCCCATGACCACGCGCCAGCACCAGATCGATGCCTTGCAGCAAGAATGGACCACTGACCCGCGCTGGAGCGGCATCCGCCGCACCTATACCGCGGCCGACGTCGTGCGCCTGCGCGGCAGCGTGCAGCCCGAGCACACGCTGGCCCGTCGCGGTGCGCAGCGGCTGTGGACGCTGCTCAACGGACAGGCCAAGAAGGGCTACGTCAATGCGTTCGGTGCGATCAGCGCCGGGCAGGCGATGCAGCAGGCCAAGGCGGGACTGGAGGCGGTGTACCTGTCGGGCTGGCAGGTTGCGGCCGACGGCAACACCTCCGAGACCATGTATCCCGACCAGTCGCTGTATGCCTACGACTCGGTGCCGGCGATGGTGCGCCGGATCAACAACACCTTCCAGCGTGCCGACGAGATCCAGTGGAAGAACATCGCCGACGGCAAGCTCGACGCGCGCGAGGCGATCGATTTCTTCCTGCCGATCGTCGCCGATGGCGAGGCCGGCTTCGGCGGCGTGCTCAATGCCTACGAGTTGATGAAGAACATGATCGTCGCCGGTGCGGCGGGTGTGCACTTCGAGGACCAACTGGCGGCGGTCAAGAAGTGCGGCCATATGGGCGGCAAGGTGCTGGTGCCGACCCAGGAGGCGGTGCAGAAGCTCATCGCCGCGCGCCTGGCCGCCGATGTGCTCGGTGTGCCGTCGATCGTGCTCGCGCGCACCGATGCCGAGGCGGCCACCTTGCTGACCTCCGACTTCGATGCCAACGACGCGCCGTTCGTCACCGGCGAACGCACCGCCGAGGGCTTCTACAAGGTCCGCAACGGCCTGGAGCAGGCGATCAGCCGCGGCGTGGCCTACGCCCCGTTCGCCGACCTGGTGTGGTGTGAGACCGGCACCCCGGATCTGGGCTTCGCGCGCGAATTCGCCCAGGCCGTCCACGCCGCCACCCCCGGCAAGCTGCTCGCCTACAACTGCTCGCCGAGCTTCAACTGGAAGAAGAACCTCGACGACCGCCAGATCGCCTCGTTCCAGGACGAGCTGTCGGCGCTGGGCTACAAGTTCCAGTTCATCACCCTGGCGGGCATCCACATCAACTGGTTCAACAGCTTCCGATTCGCGCACGACTACGCGCGCGGCGAAGGCATGCGCCACTACGTCGAGCAGGTGCAGGAGCGCGAGTTCGCCGCGCGCGATCAGGGCTACACCTTCGTCTCGCACCAGCAGGAAGTCGGCGCCGGCTACTTCGACGATGTCACCACGGTGATCCAGGGCGGCGCCTCCAGCGTGACCGCACTGACCGGCTCGACCGAGGAGGCCCAGTTCTACGCCACGCGAGCCGCGTGAGGCACGGCGTCGATGGCGCGCTGCACCATCGAGGGGCTCGCATGTGACGCGCGTCGCGATTGACGACGTCGACGTGTTGAAACGCACGTCGACGTCATGCGCGGGCTTGTGGTCGTGTGGAGAAGTGCAGAGAATCGGTCGGTGTTGGCGGTCCAGGAATGCCGCACGTTGGATGATGGAACCTTGCGGTGTCGTACTGCTGGCACGTGGAAGTTCGATTCTCAACTCACCAGGAAAGGAGTCAATGTCATGAACGACATCAACTACAGCGAGTGCGAGTTCGACCAGGCAGCCGAGTGGCGCGTGTCCGCGGGTGCGGATAATCCGGCAGGGGCCCTGTTTATCAGCGGCGAGTACGCCGAAGCCGACATCGC
This genomic window contains:
- a CDS encoding isocitrate lyase, whose amino-acid sequence is MTTRQHQIDALQQEWTTDPRWSGIRRTYTAADVVRLRGSVQPEHTLARRGAQRLWTLLNGQAKKGYVNAFGAISAGQAMQQAKAGLEAVYLSGWQVAADGNTSETMYPDQSLYAYDSVPAMVRRINNTFQRADEIQWKNIADGKLDAREAIDFFLPIVADGEAGFGGVLNAYELMKNMIVAGAAGVHFEDQLAAVKKCGHMGGKVLVPTQEAVQKLIAARLAADVLGVPSIVLARTDAEAATLLTSDFDANDAPFVTGERTAEGFYKVRNGLEQAISRGVAYAPFADLVWCETGTPDLGFAREFAQAVHAATPGKLLAYNCSPSFNWKKNLDDRQIASFQDELSALGYKFQFITLAGIHINWFNSFRFAHDYARGEGMRHYVEQVQEREFAARDQGYTFVSHQQEVGAGYFDDVTTVIQGGASSVTALTGSTEEAQFYATRAA
- a CDS encoding malate synthase A — its product is MPPSPACALPAGLPAGTPADLLDDAALAWLADLHREFEPRRQALLRARQTRQAAFDAGALPDFRIDTRTIRESAWTVVPAPRALRDRRVEITGPVDPKMVINALNSGAQCYMADFEDSTSPTWTNLLNGQRALREAVAGSLTFEGNGKRYTLLPEARQAVLIVRPRGWHLDEKHVLVDGAPMSAALFDAGLFAFHNAHALAARDRGPYFYLPKLQSMEEAQLWDDALAHIERALGLPVGQIRVTVLIETLPAAFEMDEILHALRGRIAGLNCGRWDYIFSYIKTFRRHRDRVLPERGQVTMAQPFLKAYSELLIQTCHRRGAHAMGGMAAQIPIPGDEAANEAAMDRVRADKLREVTAGHDGTWVAHPALIPIARQVFDARMRGPHQHAMTRDDVLVARDDLIVPSLGTITHAGFAGNVEVCVRYLAAWLDGNGCVPIHGMMEDAATAEIARAQLWQWLHHADADASGAPGTPLYLDDGTAIDDALFDRVLLSLPSRLARQAVPGAARVAEAIALLEALTRSDTLADFLTLPAYERL